The Flavobacterium piscisymbiosum genome includes a region encoding these proteins:
- a CDS encoding LptF/LptG family permease: MLTIIDKYILKRYLATFSVMILLFIPIGIVIDVSEKVNKMLENKIPFTAIAVYYYNFTIYFANSLFPIFLFLSVIWFTSKLANNTEIIAILSSGISFTRFLRPYIIGASIVSVFVLLMGFFIVPAASEGFNNFRYTYLKGNGKQLMRGENTNVYRQINDNDFIFVNSFNEESKTAFNFTLEHFEKDQLTYKITASRIKWDPKKKVYILYDYTKRTLGELSDKIEKVPEKNVAFKFELSDLTPVVYIAETLPLGKLIDFIEKERKRGSGNINTYLVVLYKKYSVPVSAFILTIIAVAVSSMKRRGGMGTNLAIGIAIAFSFVFFDKIFGTLAEKSTFSPLFAVWFPNIVFGVLAVYLLRNAKR, encoded by the coding sequence ATGCTGACGATAATAGATAAGTATATTTTAAAAAGATATTTAGCCACTTTCTCGGTGATGATCTTATTATTTATTCCGATTGGAATTGTAATTGATGTCTCTGAAAAGGTGAATAAAATGTTGGAGAACAAGATTCCTTTTACTGCAATTGCGGTCTATTATTATAATTTTACAATTTATTTTGCGAACTCTTTGTTTCCGATATTTTTGTTTTTATCGGTAATTTGGTTTACTTCAAAATTGGCCAATAATACTGAGATTATTGCGATTTTAAGTTCGGGGATTTCGTTTACGCGTTTTCTTCGTCCTTATATTATTGGCGCTTCGATTGTTTCGGTTTTTGTGCTTTTAATGGGGTTTTTCATTGTTCCTGCTGCTAGTGAAGGTTTTAATAATTTTAGGTATACTTATCTAAAAGGAAACGGAAAACAGCTGATGCGCGGGGAGAATACCAATGTTTACAGGCAAATTAATGACAACGATTTTATTTTTGTAAATAGTTTTAATGAAGAGTCTAAAACAGCTTTTAATTTTACGCTGGAACATTTTGAAAAAGATCAGTTAACCTATAAAATTACTGCAAGTCGTATAAAATGGGACCCAAAAAAGAAGGTTTATATTTTGTATGATTATACCAAAAGAACTCTTGGAGAACTCAGCGATAAGATCGAAAAAGTACCGGAAAAAAATGTTGCTTTCAAATTTGAATTATCAGATTTAACTCCGGTGGTTTATATTGCTGAGACGCTTCCGTTAGGTAAGTTGATTGACTTTATCGAGAAAGAACGTAAAAGAGGTTCGGGAAATATTAATACTTATCTGGTAGTGCTTTACAAAAAATACAGTGTACCGGTTTCTGCTTTTATCCTTACGATTATTGCTGTAGCGGTTTCGTCTATGAAACGTCGTGGTGGTATGGGAACGAATCTTGCAATTGGTATTGCAATTGCTTTTTCGTTTGTGTTTTTTGATAAAATATTCGGTACCCTGGCCGAAAAATCTACTTTCTCACCTTTATTTGCTGTTTGGTTTCCTAATATTGTTTTTGGAGTTCTGGCAGTTTACTTATTACGCAATGCGAAACGATAA
- the tgt gene encoding tRNA guanosine(34) transglycosylase Tgt produces MKFDLLKKDPQSKARAGSITTDHGVIETPIFMPVGTVASVKGVHQRELKEDINPDIILGNTYHLYLRPQTEILEKAGGLHKFMNWDRNILTDSGGYQVYSLSNNRKIKEEGVKFKSHIDGSYHFFSPESVMEIQRTIGADIIMAFDECTPYPCDYRYAQRSMHMTHRWLDRCISHLDKVPYKYGYEQTFFPIVQGSTYKDLRQQSAEYIANAGQQGNAIGGLSVGEPAEEMYAMTEVVCEILPEDKPRYLMGVGTPINILENIALGIDMFDCVMPTRNARNGMLFTANGTINIKNKKWEADFSPIDEMGHTFVDTEYTKAYLRHLFAANEYLGKQIATIHNLGFYMWLVREARKHILAGDFRPWKEMMVKNMSQRL; encoded by the coding sequence ATGAAGTTTGATTTATTGAAAAAAGATCCGCAATCTAAAGCGAGAGCGGGAAGTATTACTACAGATCATGGCGTAATCGAAACGCCTATTTTTATGCCTGTTGGAACGGTTGCATCTGTAAAAGGAGTACACCAGCGTGAGCTAAAAGAAGATATTAATCCGGATATTATCCTGGGAAATACATACCATTTATATTTACGTCCGCAAACTGAAATTCTTGAAAAAGCGGGTGGATTGCATAAATTCATGAATTGGGATCGTAATATTTTGACGGATTCTGGTGGATATCAGGTATATTCTCTTTCGAATAACAGAAAAATTAAGGAAGAAGGAGTAAAGTTTAAATCGCATATTGATGGTTCATATCACTTTTTTTCACCAGAAAGTGTGATGGAAATTCAACGTACCATTGGAGCTGATATTATCATGGCTTTTGATGAATGTACGCCTTATCCTTGTGATTACAGATATGCTCAACGCTCGATGCACATGACGCACCGTTGGTTAGATCGTTGTATCAGCCATTTGGATAAAGTGCCTTATAAATATGGTTACGAGCAAACTTTTTTCCCGATCGTTCAGGGAAGTACTTACAAAGATTTACGTCAGCAATCTGCTGAATATATTGCCAATGCTGGACAACAGGGTAATGCCATTGGTGGTTTATCTGTAGGTGAACCTGCTGAGGAAATGTACGCGATGACCGAAGTGGTTTGTGAAATTTTGCCGGAAGATAAACCTCGTTATTTAATGGGTGTTGGAACTCCGATAAATATTCTGGAAAATATTGCGTTAGGTATTGATATGTTCGATTGTGTTATGCCAACTCGTAATGCCAGAAACGGCATGTTGTTTACGGCAAACGGAACAATAAACATCAAAAATAAAAAATGGGAAGCTGATTTTTCGCCAATCGACGAAATGGGGCATACTTTTGTAGATACTGAATATACAAAAGCATATTTACGTCACTTATTTGCTGCTAACGAATATTTAGGAAAACAAATTGCAACTATTCATAATCTTGGTTTTTATATGTGGTTGGTTCGTGAAGCCAGAAAACATATCTTAGCAGGAGATTTTAGACCATGGAAAGAAATGATGGTTAAAAATATGAGTCAAAGACTTTAA
- a CDS encoding polysaccharide deacetylase family protein — MNLAQKLGYPENTKLLIIHADDAGLSHSENQATIQTLQNGFVNSYSIMVPCPWFYEMATFAKNNLNYDCGIHLTLTCEWENYKFGPVLPISEVSSLTDQNGYFYKTRKDFKEHAKPSEIKKELTAQIEKALQFGIQPTHLDSHMCSVGVTPEVLEIYKELGKTYNLPVFINKEFVQSISLSDEKYNFENTLLADNLLIGYFSDFEKGELKSSYAKALDSVQPGFNVFLLHPAFDDREMQGITINHPNFGSAWRQIDLDFFTSEKCQSKLKENNIQMITWRDIQRIRELTN, encoded by the coding sequence ATGAACTTAGCTCAAAAACTTGGATATCCCGAAAATACTAAACTACTAATCATTCATGCCGATGATGCCGGATTATCACATTCCGAAAATCAAGCCACCATTCAAACCCTTCAAAACGGTTTTGTAAACTCTTATAGTATAATGGTACCTTGTCCGTGGTTTTACGAAATGGCAACCTTTGCCAAAAACAATCTCAATTACGATTGCGGAATTCACCTAACCTTAACTTGCGAATGGGAAAATTATAAATTTGGCCCGGTTCTTCCCATTTCCGAAGTTTCAAGTTTAACAGATCAAAACGGGTATTTTTATAAAACCCGAAAAGATTTTAAAGAACACGCAAAACCATCCGAAATTAAAAAAGAACTCACCGCCCAAATCGAAAAAGCATTACAATTTGGCATCCAGCCTACCCATCTCGATTCGCACATGTGCAGCGTTGGCGTAACACCTGAGGTTTTAGAAATCTACAAAGAATTAGGTAAAACCTACAATTTACCAGTTTTCATCAATAAAGAATTCGTTCAATCGATTAGTTTATCAGACGAAAAATACAATTTCGAAAACACACTTTTAGCCGATAATCTTTTAATTGGCTATTTTTCCGATTTCGAAAAAGGAGAACTAAAATCTTCTTATGCAAAAGCTTTAGACAGTGTTCAACCAGGATTCAATGTCTTTTTACTTCATCCTGCTTTTGATGATCGCGAAATGCAAGGCATTACGATCAATCATCCAAATTTTGGTTCAGCCTGGCGCCAAATCGATCTTGACTTTTTCACCAGCGAAAAATGCCAATCAAAACTAAAAGAAAACAACATTCAAATGATTACCTGGAGAGATATCCAGAGAATTAGAGAACTTACTAATTAG